CCGAGATGGCGGTTTGATCTGTTTGGTGGAAAGGCCAACAGACATTATTTCAATCGAAAAATCTGGCACGTTCCATGGCCGATATCATGTTTTAGGCGGCAAGATTTCTCCCTTGAACGGTGTGGGGCCGGAAGATCTCAGAATAAGCGAATTGGAATCCCGGCTATCACAAGAGCCGATTAAGGAGATTGTTGTCGCCTTGGGAACGGACGTTGAAGGCGATGCCACCAGTAATTATCTGGCCAAGAAACTGGCGCGTCCAGGATTGAGAATCAGCCGGATTGCGCACGGATTGCCAGCTGGAAGTGGATTGGAATTCGCCGATGAGTTGACTCTTACGCATGCTCTCGCCGGGCGTCGCGAGATGGAATAAGTTTTCTCCAAACTTTACGA
This genomic stretch from Pedosphaera parvula Ellin514 harbors:
- the recR gene encoding recombination mediator RecR encodes the protein MASLPEPITTLTGILSRLPGIGPRSAERLALHLVQSDVSEVKQLAQILVEARERIQTCPICGSLTEQTPCSICSDERRDGGLICLVERPTDIISIEKSGTFHGRYHVLGGKISPLNGVGPEDLRISELESRLSQEPIKEIVVALGTDVEGDATSNYLAKKLARPGLRISRIAHGLPAGSGLEFADELTLTHALAGRREME